The following is a genomic window from Neodiprion virginianus isolate iyNeoVirg1 chromosome 1, iyNeoVirg1.1, whole genome shotgun sequence.
ATATTTTAGCTACTAGTTTATTTGTCAACACTGTTAGAAATGATATTAACTGATTGATACGCACGCGGGTTAAAACGTCAACTGCAGCTTCGGaatttgtgaataaaaaataataatgattgtCTATTGTACATAAGACATATATCGAAGTATCACATTCCTTGACTCACAGCAGTAATAAATTCAAGAACTGAacttgaacaaaaaaatattgtgacTTTTGAATTAAAACAGCTAATTATGAAGCATGTTTGTGTGTGTTATATTTGGTAGCGATAGCTCATTTAATATATCATGTACATCTACAGAAAATCGTATAGTTTCAGTTTaaatcttgaataaaaaaataatgttgaaaaatatccttAGCACCAGACACAGCATACTgaatatcaaaaattattcaaagtgGTGCTTAATCGATCTACCACAATCACGCCGATGGAGCTCGTAAAGTTCCTTATTTAAAAAACTAttgcaacatttttcacaaaactttTTAATGTTATCAGCAGTTTTCAACGATGCAGAAATTTTTGTCGTGTTTAAATTTTCCTTGATTTTGGATGGTGGATTGCTACCAAGTGCACCTTTTGTCATATTCAGTTGAATAAGTCTCTTCTTTAGGCTCGAAACTGAAAACCGATTAGATGCTGGATTTTTCACCTTTCCATTTCTCAGACGTAAGTCTTGACTCCTCAAATGTTTTGGAGAATAGTTAATACCTGATGTTCGTTTCACCGCAACATTTCTacgcaataatttattcgaagTCAATTTTTGCATACATTTCAATAAGCTGCTAGAGGTAGATTGCTGAAGTCGGTCTGAGTATctgttttcgatatttttctcaacttttatCGGCTGGTTATTCTGTCTGTCGAACAAGCTGCTCAAATTTCGCACGCAACTCTCCGGAATTTCATTACTAAAGTTAGTATCATTTTCTTGCTCCACATTTGCAGTCTCTTCATACGAAAGAATCTCTTCTTTTACTTTGAAGTCGATATTGCTCGAAATGAAGCCAGAAAATCTTTTGCCCGAGCCAAATCTGGAGCTCTCTTTAAAATCATTTAACGATTTGCGCTTCTTTGTGCAAACTTCATTTGCTCCAGGTCTACCGTTCTTTCTCTTACAATCAAGACGATCTGTCCCAGATTTTCTAGGTCTTAAAGTTCGACTTGGAATCTCTTCAAGCGGTTCTGTTTTTATTTGGCTTAAAACGATTTTGTTACCAATTTCGGAATTTGGTATCTGCTTAGTCGACATTTTCTGCTTAATGTATGCGCTAACAGATCTATTGGCTGGATTgacaattaaattttctttttttctctttgtgcCAAGATAATCTACAGACTTATTTCTCGGTCGTAAAGAACGCACTTCCATCATATCTGgtttttcagttttaattttaatttccttcaCTTGATCAGTGCCCAAAATATTTCCAATACCTAGAGCATGTATTTCCTTTGACAAGCCATGCTTTAATCTACGCATATATTTTGACGTGTCATTTTTCTGACCGTTTTCTAATGTATTTGCAACACTTGAACTGCTACAGTCTTTTTTTGCATTGCACTTTAGCCTGCTAGCCTGGTCGTTTGATAAGGCAGTCCGATTAGTCGAGGTACTTTTACCATAATCAAATTTGCAGTGTGCACAGTTAGCAAAGGTATTATTACAGGTATAACGTCGATCTAGGTCGCTTATCCTAGTCGAGTTAACATTGTTATTCTTAACGTTATTCATAGAGTAAGTCATGGAGCTCATTGATCTTATATAATTAACATTGTCAACAATTGGATCAAGTTCATAAATGTCGTAATCAGGAGGCTCAGATTTAATCTTGACATTTTCAATCTGCACCATCGGAACTCTGATGTCATCCTCaacttctctctttctcatcCAAGATAACTGGCTTTTTAAATTCATGTCCGTCTTTAAGCAATCTGCATagaatttgtgaaattcttcCAGTTTGTAGCTGCATCGATGGCACATTTGTTTCGGTAGCATATCCATTTCATGTACCTGAGAAGGGGAATTCTTTAAGAATACTTATATTATTTCACTAGAACTGAGAATTAGGTAAATACAGTACTGGAAAGCCTAGATTGCACTTTAAGGGTTGAAGttcaattcaattaataaaaacttGATCAAAATATGCTAAATAAAAGTGATGTATGGCTGACAATATATCTACGTATGATGTATCACCGTGAAAATTGTCATTCCAGTTAATGTAGACATAAATTTGTTCATTTCGAATGTTGTTACTTTCAATTAACAcggaagtataaaaaaaaacattcatttttataagaTATCCTGTTGCATGATTGCAATTGATAAACGTGGAGGGTCGTTTACAAGAGGTCTATTGTTTGGTAGTTACGTATTCACTTGAGAATATTTTAATCCcacgtaagaaaaaaaaatgcagttcGTTGGAACAATAGACGGACACGGAATCCTGAACGAACTTTGAGAATTGGCGAATTTGCGTAGCGGTAAACAAGGGCAGTGACCTTGAAAGACAATTGATCAAATCGCTAGTGTAGGTATGTAGGCGATCGAACAAGTGAGGTTACCTAGAATTGGCGCGTAAATGTTAAGACCGTTGATATTTCCTCCAGTATTTTGTAGCCGGGAATTATATAACGTGACAGGTACATCGACAGTTGTTTTGCGATACTAAGTAATGCAGTTCTGTGTTAAATATGTGCTCGTTAGTAGAGCCGTACAATGGGGTAAGAGTTCAAAAGCAGAGTGTGAACTGATAGTGAGGTGTATTGGAACACGTACCAAGATCGGAAGAACGGCGTTGATTTTCTTCACatgattttcagttttgtcAAATATGTTAATACAGATCCCCGAGTGCTGGCCGCACAGACGGCATACACGACTCGATTCAAGGGTCTCCATTACtgatcaaaattttaataatgtcGCAATAATATTTATCAACTATCGCGAAGCCCGCGCCCTTCTTGGCATTTGCGAATACAACGAAAACTTTCGGACTGTTTTCCTATTTACGACTACCTGTGACGTAATGCCGCATCGGTAACATCAAAGTTACCACATTTAGTAACCATTACTCGATGGTTACCAGAGTATCATCAGCTGTACTCTAACGTCAAACCGATGAATCATCGTCGGTATTACAGTCCGAATCAAGACACTTGGAAGTTCGACAAAAAtggattcgttttttttcatttatatattcCATGTTTTAAGAACAATTTATGGTGTTGAATCTAGGATCTTTAAAGAATGATTGTGCAAGGAAACAACCTTGCGTAGAACATGTgcaaaaaatagaataaagcTTCTCTACGTTACCGACGCGCTCCCCACGGCAATATCTTCTCTGATCTTCCCTACCTCTTTGATGATACTTTTaactttgaattat
Proteins encoded in this region:
- the LOC124307208 gene encoding uncharacterized protein LOC124307208, giving the protein METLESSRVCRLCGQHSGICINIFDKTENHVKKINAVLPILVHEMDMLPKQMCHRCSYKLEEFHKFYADCLKTDMNLKSQLSWMRKREVEDDIRVPMVQIENVKIKSEPPDYDIYELDPIVDNVNYIRSMSSMTYSMNNVKNNNVNSTRISDLDRRYTCNNTFANCAHCKFDYGKSTSTNRTALSNDQASRLKCNAKKDCSSSSVANTLENGQKNDTSKYMRRLKHGLSKEIHALGIGNILGTDQVKEIKIKTEKPDMMEVRSLRPRNKSVDYLGTKRKKENLIVNPANRSVSAYIKQKMSTKQIPNSEIGNKIVLSQIKTEPLEEIPSRTLRPRKSGTDRLDCKRKNGRPGANEVCTKKRKSLNDFKESSRFGSGKRFSGFISSNIDFKVKEEILSYEETANVEQENDTNFSNEIPESCVRNLSSLFDRQNNQPIKVEKNIENRYSDRLQQSTSSSLLKCMQKLTSNKLLRRNVAVKRTSGINYSPKHLRSQDLRLRNGKVKNPASNRFSVSSLKKRLIQLNMTKGALGSNPPSKIKENLNTTKISASLKTADNIKKFCEKCCNSFLNKELYELHRRDCGRSIKHHFE